In one window of Paraburkholderia phymatum STM815 DNA:
- a CDS encoding ABC transporter ATP-binding protein produces the protein MILGDTILETRGLTREFKGFTAVNGVNLRVKRGSIHALIGPNGAGKTTCFNLLTKFLVPTAGQIVFNGVDITGERPAQIARRGIIRSFQISAVFPHLTALQNVRIGLQRQLGTAFHFWRSERTLRQLDDRAIDLLTQVGLTDFADVPAVELSYGRKRALEIATTLGMEPELMLLDEPTQGMGHEDVDRVTALIKKVSAGRTILMVEHNMNVIAGISDTITVLQRGEVLAEGTYAEVSKNPLVMQAYMGSADAALAGAHA, from the coding sequence ATGATTCTCGGCGATACGATACTCGAGACGCGCGGGCTCACACGTGAGTTCAAGGGCTTTACCGCAGTCAATGGCGTGAACCTGCGCGTGAAGCGCGGTTCGATCCATGCGCTCATCGGCCCCAATGGCGCGGGCAAGACCACCTGCTTCAATCTCCTCACCAAATTTCTCGTGCCCACAGCGGGTCAGATCGTCTTTAACGGCGTCGACATCACGGGCGAGCGTCCTGCGCAGATCGCGCGTCGCGGCATCATCCGCTCTTTCCAGATCTCCGCTGTGTTCCCGCATCTGACGGCATTGCAGAACGTGCGCATCGGTCTGCAACGTCAACTCGGCACAGCGTTTCATTTCTGGCGAAGCGAGCGCACGCTGCGTCAACTCGATGACCGCGCAATCGATTTGCTCACGCAAGTCGGCCTGACCGATTTCGCCGATGTGCCTGCAGTCGAACTGTCGTATGGCCGCAAGCGCGCGCTCGAAATCGCGACGACGCTCGGCATGGAACCCGAACTCATGTTGCTCGATGAGCCGACGCAGGGCATGGGTCATGAAGACGTCGACCGCGTGACCGCGCTGATCAAAAAAGTATCGGCGGGCCGCACGATCCTGATGGTCGAACACAACATGAATGTGATTGCCGGCATCTCCGACACGATTACCGTCCTGCAACGCGGCGAAGTGCTCGCCGAAGGCACGTACGCGGAAGTCTCGAAGAACCCGCTCGTCATGCAGGCCTATATGGGCAGTGCGGACGCAGCGCTTGCCGGAGCGCATGCATGA
- a CDS encoding ABC transporter substrate-binding protein, translating to MKRKTLARFASICFAAAASVALTAGSAQAADDAVKIGFITDMSGLYADIDGQGGLEAIRMAVADFGGKVNGKPIQVVYADHQNKADIAASRAREWFDRDGVDMLVGGTNSATGLSMNQVAGEKHKVYISIGAGADTLTNEQCTPYTIHYAYDTTALAKGTGSAVTKQGGKTWYFLTADYAFGKALEKNTADVVKANGGQVLGEVRHPLSASDFSSFLLQAQASKAQILGLANAGGDTINSIKAAKEFGVTKTMKLAALLVFINDIHSLGLETTQNLVLTDSWYWNKDATTRKWSQRYFDKMRKMPSSLQAADYSATMTYLKAVQTVGSTDADKVMAQLKKQKIDDFFAKGYIRQDGSMIHDMYLMQVKTPAESKEPWDYYKITATIPGEQAFTTKQETRCALWK from the coding sequence ATGAAAAGGAAGACACTCGCGCGGTTCGCATCCATTTGCTTTGCGGCCGCTGCAAGCGTCGCACTCACTGCGGGCAGCGCGCAAGCCGCCGACGATGCAGTGAAGATCGGTTTCATCACGGACATGTCGGGTCTCTATGCCGACATCGACGGACAGGGCGGTCTCGAAGCGATCCGCATGGCAGTCGCCGATTTCGGCGGCAAGGTCAACGGCAAGCCGATCCAGGTCGTCTATGCGGACCACCAGAACAAGGCGGATATCGCGGCGTCGCGCGCGCGTGAATGGTTCGACCGCGATGGCGTCGACATGCTGGTGGGCGGCACGAACTCGGCAACGGGCCTGTCGATGAACCAGGTTGCGGGCGAAAAGCACAAGGTCTACATCAGTATCGGCGCAGGCGCCGATACGCTCACCAACGAGCAATGCACGCCGTACACCATCCACTATGCGTATGACACGACGGCGCTCGCTAAAGGCACGGGCTCGGCCGTGACGAAGCAGGGCGGCAAGACGTGGTACTTCCTGACGGCTGACTACGCGTTCGGCAAGGCGCTGGAGAAGAACACGGCTGACGTCGTCAAGGCGAACGGCGGTCAGGTGCTGGGCGAGGTGCGTCACCCGCTATCGGCCTCGGACTTCTCGTCGTTCCTGTTGCAGGCGCAAGCATCGAAGGCGCAGATTCTCGGCCTCGCCAATGCGGGCGGCGACACGATCAACTCGATCAAGGCCGCGAAGGAATTCGGCGTGACAAAGACGATGAAGCTCGCCGCGCTGCTCGTCTTCATCAACGATATCCACAGTCTTGGCCTCGAGACGACGCAAAACCTCGTGCTGACTGACAGCTGGTACTGGAACAAGGACGCCACGACGCGCAAGTGGTCGCAGCGCTACTTCGACAAGATGAGGAAGATGCCGTCGAGCCTGCAGGCGGCCGACTACTCGGCGACCATGACGTACCTGAAGGCCGTGCAGACGGTTGGCTCGACGGATGCCGACAAGGTGATGGCGCAACTCAAGAAGCAGAAAATCGACGACTTCTTCGCGAAGGGCTACATCCGCCAGGACGGCAGCATGATCCATGACATGTACCTGATGCAGGTGAAGACGCCGGCTGAGTCGAAAGAGCCGTGGGACTACTACAAGATCACCGCTACGATTCCTGGCGAACAGGCTTTTACGACCAAGCAGGAAACGCGCTGCGCGCTGTGGAAATAA
- a CDS encoding GMC family oxidoreductase: MSTTTRKVEGEFDYIIIGAGTAGCVLANRLTEDSDVTVLLLEAGGKDDYHWIHVPVGYLYCIGNPRTDWLYKTQAEPGLNGRALSYPRGRVLGGCSSINGMIYMRGQREDYDEWARVTNDSSWAWDAVLPVFRRSEDHHGGANEFHGVGGQWRVEKQRLKWKILEMFAQAATETGIPATDDFNRGDNTGVGYFDVNQKRGIRWNASKAFLRPAMQRPNLTVITGAHTQRVVFEGKRCVGVEYRGDHVEYIAKARLEVIMSSGAVNSPQLLELSGVGNGARLQKLGIEVVNDLRGVGENLQDHLQLRMAYKVHGVRTLNTASAHWWGKMAIGLQYLLMQSGPMSMSPSQLGAFAKSDTDDRTLTRPDLEYHVQPLSLDKFGEPLHRFNAFTASVCHLRPTSRGSVHIESRDPHVAPLIAPNYLSTDYDRHVAANALRLTRRIAAAPALQRYRPEEILPGIQFQTEEELQLAAGNVGTTIFHPVGTCRMGTADDPGAVVDSRLRVVGVEGLRVVDASVMPTITSGNTNSPTLMIAERASDMIRVDRRARAHSLSIETRVALPMSVA; the protein is encoded by the coding sequence GTGAGCACGACAACCAGAAAGGTCGAAGGCGAGTTCGACTACATCATCATAGGCGCGGGCACGGCAGGTTGCGTGCTGGCGAATCGCCTGACCGAAGATTCCGACGTCACAGTGCTGCTGCTCGAGGCGGGTGGCAAAGACGACTACCACTGGATTCACGTGCCAGTTGGCTACCTCTATTGCATCGGCAATCCGCGCACCGATTGGCTCTATAAAACGCAGGCAGAACCGGGACTCAACGGACGCGCGTTGTCGTATCCGCGCGGCCGTGTGCTGGGCGGTTGTTCGTCGATCAACGGCATGATCTACATGCGCGGTCAACGCGAAGACTATGACGAATGGGCGCGCGTGACAAACGATTCGTCGTGGGCCTGGGATGCCGTGCTGCCCGTCTTCAGGCGCAGCGAAGATCATCACGGCGGTGCGAATGAATTTCATGGCGTGGGTGGTCAATGGCGCGTTGAAAAGCAGCGGCTCAAATGGAAGATCCTCGAGATGTTCGCGCAAGCCGCAACGGAAACGGGCATTCCTGCCACCGACGATTTCAATCGCGGCGATAACACAGGCGTCGGCTACTTCGACGTGAACCAGAAGCGCGGTATACGCTGGAATGCATCGAAGGCGTTCTTGCGCCCCGCGATGCAAAGACCGAATCTCACGGTCATTACGGGCGCGCACACGCAACGCGTCGTGTTCGAAGGCAAGCGCTGCGTGGGTGTCGAATATCGCGGCGACCATGTCGAGTACATCGCGAAGGCGCGTCTCGAAGTGATCATGAGTTCGGGCGCAGTGAATTCGCCGCAACTGCTCGAACTCTCGGGTGTCGGGAATGGCGCACGTTTGCAGAAGCTCGGTATTGAAGTCGTCAACGATCTGCGCGGTGTCGGCGAGAATCTGCAGGACCATTTGCAGTTGCGCATGGCGTATAAGGTGCACGGCGTGCGCACGCTGAACACGGCGTCCGCGCACTGGTGGGGCAAGATGGCGATAGGCCTGCAATATCTGCTGATGCAAAGCGGACCGATGTCGATGTCGCCATCGCAACTCGGTGCATTCGCGAAGTCAGATACGGACGACAGAACGCTGACGCGTCCCGATCTCGAATATCACGTGCAGCCGCTTTCACTCGACAAATTTGGCGAACCGCTGCATCGCTTCAACGCGTTCACGGCGTCTGTGTGTCATTTGCGCCCCACGTCACGCGGCAGCGTTCATATCGAATCGCGCGATCCGCATGTTGCGCCGCTGATCGCGCCGAATTATCTGTCGACGGATTATGACCGTCATGTGGCCGCGAACGCATTGCGACTTACGCGTCGTATTGCAGCCGCGCCTGCATTGCAGCGATATCGGCCCGAAGAAATCCTGCCAGGCATCCAGTTTCAGACCGAAGAAGAGTTGCAACTCGCGGCGGGAAACGTGGGCACGACTATCTTCCATCCTGTCGGCACGTGCCGCATGGGCACCGCCGACGATCCCGGCGCCGTCGTCGATAGCCGCTTGCGTGTGGTCGGCGTCGAAGGTCTGCGCGTCGTGGATGCGTCGGTGATGCCGACCATCACGTCAGGCAACACGAACTCGCCGACCTTGATGATCGCGGAGCGCGCAAGCGACATGATTCGCGTCGACCGTCGGGCGCGTGCGCACAGTCTCTCGATCGAGACACGCGTCGCATTGCCGATGTCGGTTGCATGA
- a CDS encoding DUF3717 domain-containing protein gives MSDITIHELEAAINFWRTRSPSAGDELALCKEASALSKPYALMIVQRQATLSQEGLDANARAAWDSYMSLKNGLKK, from the coding sequence ATGTCCGATATTACGATCCACGAACTGGAAGCCGCGATCAACTTCTGGCGTACCCGCTCGCCTTCGGCCGGTGACGAACTCGCTCTGTGCAAGGAGGCAAGCGCGCTCTCCAAGCCGTATGCGCTGATGATTGTACAGCGACAGGCCACGCTATCGCAGGAAGGATTGGACGCGAACGCACGTGCTGCGTGGGATTCTTACATGTCCCTTAAAAATGGCCTAAAGAAGTGA
- a CDS encoding class IV adenylate cyclase, with protein MARNIEIKARAQQFEQLRERAAALAPDAPLIFRQQDFFYDVPRGRLKLRQFDDGTPAELIFYQRDDRDGPKASYYTRSPVTNPEAMHSLLATALTTRGIVTKERHVYIVGRTRIHLDRVDGLGDFVELEVVLAQDDDEEGGEAEAHAVFGKLGVPESDLVAVAYVDMLNDEPLKAA; from the coding sequence ATGGCACGCAACATCGAAATCAAAGCCCGCGCGCAGCAGTTCGAGCAGCTTCGCGAGCGCGCCGCCGCCCTTGCGCCTGACGCTCCGTTGATCTTCCGCCAGCAGGACTTCTTCTACGACGTGCCGCGCGGCCGTCTGAAACTGCGCCAGTTCGACGACGGCACGCCTGCTGAGCTGATCTTTTATCAGCGCGATGACCGCGACGGCCCAAAGGCGTCGTACTACACGCGCAGCCCCGTAACGAACCCCGAAGCGATGCACTCGCTGCTCGCCACCGCCCTCACGACGCGCGGCATCGTTACGAAGGAACGCCACGTGTACATCGTCGGGCGCACGCGGATTCATCTGGATCGCGTCGACGGTCTTGGCGATTTCGTCGAACTCGAAGTCGTGCTCGCGCAGGATGACGACGAAGAAGGCGGCGAAGCCGAGGCGCATGCCGTGTTTGGCAAGCTCGGCGTGCCCGAGTCGGATCTCGTCGCCGTCGCGTATGTGGATATGCTGAATGACGAACCGTTAAAGGCTGCGTGA
- a CDS encoding Lrp/AsnC family transcriptional regulator, protein MLELDHFDLALLDVLQRFGRATHQQLGEQVPLSPSQIGRRLQRLEAIGVVDGYRVVLRPEKLGLGVMAFTSLKLKHHGDSIIEQFQQQIDVLPEVLECHAVVGDADYLLRIVAPDLNALSSFVMKKLMRVPGVDSVRSNIVLTTFKRNGPLPLGHLAPGASTE, encoded by the coding sequence ATGTTGGAACTCGATCACTTCGACCTCGCGCTGCTCGACGTCCTGCAGCGCTTCGGGCGCGCGACGCATCAGCAGCTCGGCGAGCAGGTGCCGCTATCACCTTCGCAGATCGGGCGGCGGCTGCAGCGGTTGGAGGCGATCGGCGTGGTTGACGGCTATCGCGTCGTGCTGCGGCCGGAGAAGCTCGGACTCGGCGTGATGGCGTTCACCAGCCTCAAATTGAAGCACCACGGCGATTCGATCATCGAGCAGTTCCAGCAGCAGATCGACGTCCTGCCGGAGGTGCTGGAATGTCACGCGGTGGTGGGCGACGCCGACTATCTGCTGCGCATCGTGGCGCCCGATCTGAACGCGCTGTCGTCGTTCGTGATGAAGAAGCTGATGCGCGTGCCGGGCGTCGACAGCGTGCGCTCGAACATCGTTCTGACGACATTCAAGCGCAACGGGCCATTGCCGCTCGGTCATCTGGCGCCGGGTGCATCCACTGAGTGA
- a CDS encoding sensor histidine kinase, whose product MNYPAANSLRRQLLRRLAAPLSLLALMSGLIAYWLAWQYTQHVVDRSLADLATAISKQIQIAGPDAPITVPPLAQAMFSDPVEQLVYRISNGETEIAGDPKLPLQGTNVRRMHYAYVFETQHEGTAVRVAQVRVDQPTGNPVVIEVGQPVHHRFRIAAEFLIAIMMPLLLLLLAGWVIVWRVVNQQLNPLTDLADSLNRQTHTSLEPVDETFVPVEIRPLTGALNGLLDRLKSALDAQRKFIADAAHQLRTPLTAIKLHAEQAAIARDPQQTLAAVKELRAAADRAVRLSNQLLSLARAEPGEQAARFVNLDVASLAFDTGAEWVPRALAVHVDLGFQRLDDPSNDHPLIARGNPVLLREVIANLLDNALKYVPPSRINGARITMTVAQVVVDGVAMAEVAVEDNGPGVPLKQQPELFKRFFRGDGQGQSDSSVDGGAGLGLAIVHDIMALHRGSVHYEDAAEGGARFIVRLPVATGAVLREPDPARETKKPAHAPVDL is encoded by the coding sequence ATGAACTATCCCGCCGCGAATAGCCTGCGCCGCCAGCTGCTGCGCAGGCTCGCCGCTCCCCTTTCGCTGCTCGCGCTGATGAGCGGCCTCATAGCGTACTGGCTCGCGTGGCAATACACGCAGCATGTCGTCGATCGTTCGCTCGCCGATCTCGCGACGGCTATCTCGAAGCAGATCCAGATCGCCGGCCCCGACGCACCGATCACCGTGCCGCCACTCGCGCAGGCGATGTTCTCCGACCCGGTCGAACAGCTGGTCTACCGAATCAGCAACGGCGAAACCGAAATCGCCGGCGACCCGAAGCTGCCGCTACAGGGCACGAACGTGCGGCGCATGCACTATGCGTATGTGTTCGAGACGCAGCACGAAGGCACGGCGGTGCGGGTTGCACAGGTACGCGTCGATCAGCCGACGGGCAATCCCGTCGTCATCGAAGTCGGCCAGCCTGTGCACCACCGTTTTCGCATCGCCGCCGAATTTCTCATCGCGATCATGATGCCGCTGCTGCTGTTGCTACTCGCGGGCTGGGTGATCGTGTGGCGGGTCGTCAACCAGCAATTGAACCCGCTGACCGATCTCGCCGATTCGCTGAACCGTCAGACGCACACGTCGCTCGAACCCGTCGACGAGACCTTCGTGCCCGTGGAGATCCGCCCGCTGACGGGTGCGCTGAATGGACTGCTCGACCGCTTGAAGTCCGCGCTCGATGCGCAGCGCAAATTCATCGCCGACGCTGCGCATCAACTGCGCACGCCGCTCACCGCGATCAAGCTCCACGCCGAGCAGGCGGCCATCGCCCGCGATCCGCAGCAGACCCTTGCGGCAGTCAAGGAACTGCGTGCCGCAGCCGATCGCGCGGTGCGTCTGTCGAACCAGCTGCTGTCTCTCGCGCGTGCCGAGCCAGGCGAACAGGCTGCGCGTTTCGTCAATCTGGACGTCGCGTCGCTCGCCTTCGACACGGGCGCCGAATGGGTCCCGCGCGCGCTCGCCGTGCATGTCGACCTCGGTTTCCAGCGGCTCGACGATCCATCGAACGATCATCCGTTGATCGCACGCGGCAATCCTGTGCTGCTGCGCGAAGTGATCGCGAATTTGCTGGATAACGCGCTGAAATACGTGCCGCCGTCGCGTATCAACGGCGCACGCATCACGATGACGGTCGCACAAGTGGTCGTGGATGGCGTCGCGATGGCGGAAGTCGCCGTCGAGGATAACGGCCCTGGCGTACCGCTCAAGCAGCAGCCCGAGCTGTTCAAGCGCTTCTTCCGTGGCGACGGTCAGGGGCAAAGCGACAGCAGCGTCGACGGCGGCGCGGGTCTCGGCCTTGCGATCGTGCACGACATCATGGCGCTGCATCGCGGCAGCGTGCATTACGAAGACGCCGCCGAAGGCGGAGCGCGCTTCATCGTGCGGCTTCCCGTCGCGACGGGCGCCGTACTGCGCGAGCCCGATCCAGCTCGAGAAACAAAAAAACCGGCGCATGCGCCGGTCGATCTCTGA
- a CDS encoding LysR family transcriptional regulator, protein MDLTLLRAFATVAREGNLTRAATQLHLTQPAVSLQIKNLQIALGVALFTRTSHGLALTRDGQALLPHAERALAAASDVERAAATLRQEVRGRLRIGTILDPAFLRLGGFLKQLVETWPHVETQLRHGMSGWVRDQVRAGELDVGYYIGQPDDDDARDTPIFHAVTLTHFQYRVLAPPGWKDRMKGAHDWRALALFPWIWTPPASAHNRLLTRRFADAGVRPIKVAEVDQEPSMLDLVKSGIGLTLARDSIALAEAHAHALTIVEDVTVPTELTFITLAAHRDEPAIAAALKLIELQWST, encoded by the coding sequence ATGGATCTCACCCTGCTCCGCGCATTTGCAACGGTCGCACGCGAAGGCAATCTGACGCGCGCCGCTACACAATTGCATCTGACGCAACCGGCGGTCAGTTTGCAGATCAAGAATCTGCAGATTGCCCTCGGCGTGGCGCTTTTCACGCGCACGTCGCACGGGCTCGCGCTGACACGCGACGGTCAGGCGCTGCTGCCTCATGCCGAGCGTGCGCTGGCAGCCGCAAGCGATGTCGAACGCGCGGCGGCCACGCTGCGCCAGGAAGTGCGTGGACGCCTGCGCATCGGCACGATTCTCGATCCCGCCTTTTTGCGGCTCGGCGGCTTCCTGAAACAGCTGGTCGAAACCTGGCCGCATGTCGAAACGCAACTCAGGCACGGCATGTCGGGCTGGGTGCGCGACCAGGTGCGTGCCGGCGAACTGGACGTCGGCTATTACATCGGCCAGCCCGATGACGACGACGCGCGGGACACGCCCATCTTTCATGCCGTCACGCTCACGCACTTTCAGTATCGCGTGCTGGCGCCGCCCGGCTGGAAAGACCGCATGAAGGGCGCGCATGACTGGCGCGCACTCGCTTTGTTTCCCTGGATCTGGACGCCACCCGCGTCCGCGCACAACCGGCTGCTGACGCGCCGTTTCGCCGATGCCGGGGTCAGGCCTATCAAAGTAGCGGAAGTGGATCAGGAACCGTCGATGCTCGATCTCGTCAAATCCGGCATCGGCCTTACGCTCGCGCGAGATTCGATTGCGCTCGCCGAAGCGCACGCGCATGCGCTGACGATCGTCGAAGACGTCACGGTGCCGACAGAACTGACGTTCATCACGCTCGCGGCGCACCGGGACGAGCCAGCGATCGCTGCCGCACTGAAGCTGATCGAGCTGCAATGGTCGACGTGA
- a CDS encoding SET domain-containing protein: MSSRRIAVRQSGVHGKGVFALEPIAAGDRLIEYKGERISWKEALRRHPHNPDEPNHTFYFALDSGDVIDGKVKGNSARWINHSCAPNCEAEEIDGHVYIDALRDIEAGEELFYDYGLVIDARQTKKLKKEYECRCGARKCRGTMLAPPDKKDEKKSKKKK, encoded by the coding sequence ATGAGTTCACGCAGGATCGCTGTGCGTCAATCGGGCGTGCACGGCAAAGGCGTGTTTGCACTCGAACCGATCGCCGCCGGCGATCGGCTGATCGAATATAAGGGCGAACGGATCTCGTGGAAGGAAGCGCTGCGACGACATCCCCACAATCCGGACGAGCCGAATCACACGTTCTATTTCGCGCTCGATAGCGGTGATGTGATCGACGGCAAGGTGAAGGGCAATAGCGCGCGATGGATCAACCACTCGTGCGCGCCCAACTGTGAAGCGGAAGAGATTGACGGCCATGTCTATATTGACGCGCTGCGCGACATCGAAGCCGGCGAAGAACTGTTCTACGACTACGGGCTCGTGATCGACGCGCGTCAGACGAAGAAGCTGAAGAAGGAATACGAATGCCGCTGCGGCGCGCGCAAGTGCCGCGGCACGATGCTTGCGCCGCCGGACAAGAAAGACGAGAAGAAATCGAAGAAGAAGAAGTGA
- a CDS encoding ABC transporter ATP-binding protein yields the protein MSTVSEQENASVSVVSGEPALEIAGLQAWYGESHILHGVDLTVSRGEVVTLLGRNGAGRTTTLRAIMGLTGRRTGSIRVGGRETISMPTHRIAHCGVGYCPEERGIFSSLSCEENLLLPPPVGDKSLMMSIDEIYQMFPNLQERRMSQGTRLSGGEQQMLAVARILRTGANLLLLDEISEGLAPVIVQALARMIVTLKARGYTIVMVEQNFRFAAPLADRFYVMEHGRIVEHFGAKELESKMPVLHDLLGV from the coding sequence ATGAGCACAGTGAGCGAACAGGAAAACGCATCAGTCAGTGTCGTGAGCGGCGAGCCCGCGCTGGAGATCGCCGGATTGCAGGCGTGGTACGGCGAGTCGCACATTCTGCATGGCGTCGATCTGACCGTGAGCCGAGGCGAAGTCGTCACGCTGCTGGGTCGCAATGGCGCGGGCCGCACCACGACGCTGCGCGCGATCATGGGCTTGACGGGGCGCCGCACGGGCTCGATTCGCGTCGGCGGACGCGAGACCATATCGATGCCGACGCATCGAATTGCCCATTGCGGCGTCGGCTATTGTCCGGAAGAACGCGGTATTTTTTCGAGCCTGTCGTGCGAAGAGAATCTGCTGCTGCCGCCGCCCGTCGGCGACAAGTCGTTGATGATGTCGATCGACGAGATTTACCAGATGTTTCCCAATCTCCAGGAACGGCGCATGAGCCAGGGCACGCGGCTGTCAGGCGGCGAGCAGCAGATGCTGGCCGTCGCGCGCATCCTGAGAACGGGTGCGAACCTGCTGTTGCTCGATGAAATCTCGGAAGGTCTCGCGCCTGTGATCGTGCAGGCCCTCGCGCGCATGATCGTGACGCTGAAAGCCCGCGGCTACACGATCGTGATGGTCGAACAGAACTTCCGCTTTGCCGCGCCGCTAGCGGATCGTTTCTATGTGATGGAGCACGGACGCATCGTGGAGCATTTCGGTGCAAAGGAACTCGAAAGCAAAATGCCGGTGCTGCACGATTTGCTCGGGGTATGA
- a CDS encoding response regulator transcription factor, with product MRLLLIEDDRPIARGIQSSLEQAGFTVDMVHDGIFAEQALTQNRHELVILDLGLPGIDGMTLLSRFRQSNRHTPVIVLTARDELNDRVQGLNSGADDYMLKPFEPAELEARIRAVMRRSGPHGDMPRPEVSLGGVRLSGVDRRIFNDDKPLELSPREFAVLEMLLLRHGRVVSKAQLQDHLTHFGGDLGDTAIEVYVHRVRKKLENCRVEIVTVRGFGYLLQEIRQAS from the coding sequence ATGCGACTCCTTCTGATCGAAGATGACCGCCCCATCGCACGCGGCATCCAAAGCAGTCTCGAACAAGCCGGCTTCACAGTCGACATGGTTCACGACGGCATCTTCGCCGAACAGGCCCTCACGCAAAACCGCCACGAACTCGTGATCCTCGATCTGGGCCTGCCCGGCATCGACGGCATGACGCTGCTCTCGCGTTTCCGCCAGAGCAATCGTCATACGCCCGTCATCGTGCTGACCGCCCGCGACGAACTGAACGACCGCGTGCAAGGCCTCAATTCCGGTGCGGACGATTACATGCTGAAGCCGTTCGAACCCGCCGAACTTGAAGCGCGTATCCGCGCCGTGATGCGCCGCAGCGGCCCGCATGGCGATATGCCGCGTCCGGAAGTATCGCTGGGCGGCGTGCGCCTGTCGGGTGTCGATCGCCGCATCTTCAACGACGACAAGCCGCTGGAATTGTCCCCGCGCGAATTCGCGGTGCTCGAAATGTTGCTGCTGCGTCATGGCCGCGTAGTCAGCAAGGCGCAACTGCAGGATCACCTGACGCACTTCGGCGGCGATCTGGGCGACACCGCGATCGAAGTCTATGTGCACCGCGTGCGCAAAAAGCTTGAAAACTGCCGCGTCGAAATCGTCACGGTGCGCGGCTTCGGCTATCTGCTCCAGGAAATCCGCCAGGCGTCATAA